Proteins encoded by one window of Arachis ipaensis cultivar K30076 chromosome B04, Araip1.1, whole genome shotgun sequence:
- the LOC107639308 gene encoding serine carboxypeptidase-like 50, protein MNTLFFIIFFCLCIQTHASASSNSSKSNTLFPKEAHPTKSGYLSVSKTSSSAFFYTFYEAQNSTLPLSKTPLLIWLQGGPGSSSMIGSLYAVGPWRITESITFEPNPGAWNKFFGVLFLDNPIGTGFSIASSPQEIPTNQEGIAKHLYVALTRFLQLDPVYKHRPIYIVGQSYGGKYASTTGNYILKRNAQLHASKRVNLVGVAIGNGIIEAVTQSRTHPANAYYEGLINERQKSELEKDQLEVVRLAQIQHWSEATIAWRRLQGKLQNMSGLATLYDYTRKDHPYHYQDWVTQFLNIAEVKKALGVNEPQVFKSSSSNVGEALLGDIMKSVKFMVEELLKSNTIRVLLYQGQLDLVAGPVQTAAWVNTMKWEGIEEYVNAERKIWRVNGELAGYVQQWKSLTNVVVLGGGHLMPADQPVNAQTMIQDWVLQRGLYQNV, encoded by the coding sequence ATGAATACTCTTTTCTTCATTATCTTCTTTTGCTTATGCATTCAAACCCATGCATCAGCTTCTTCGAATTCTTCCAAATCAAACACACTGTTTCCAAAAGAAGCTCACCCCACAAAATCAGGTTACCTTTCTGTCAGCAAAACCTCTTCTTCCGCCTTCTTCTACACTTTCTATGAAGCTCAGAACTCGACCTTGCCTCTCTCCAAAACCCCGCTTCTCATTTGGCTCCAAGGTGGCCCTGGAAGCTCCTCGATGATTGGCAGCCTCTATGCAGTTGGACCATGGCGTATCACAGAATCCATCACCTTTGAACCCAACCCTGGTGCTTGGAACAAGTTCTTTGGCGTTCTCTTTCTTGATAACCCCATTGGCACTGGATTCAGTATAGCCTCATCACCGCAAGAGATCCCAACGAATCAAGAAGGTATTGCCAAACACCTTTATGTTGCTCTTACAAGGTTTCTTCAACTTGATCCTGTTTACAAACACCGCCCTATTTATATTGTTGGCCAAAGTTATGGAGGAAAGTATGCGTCTACAACTGGAAATTACATATTGAAAAGAAATGCACAGTTGCATGCTTCTAAAAGAGTGAATCTTGTTGGTGTGGCTATTGGGAATGGAATAATTGAGGCAGTGACCCAATCACGCACGCATCCGGCTAATGCTTATTATGAGGGTCTAATCAATGAGAGGCAAAAGAGTGAGTTGGAGAAGGATCAACTGGAAGTAGTTAGGTTGGCACAGATTCAGCATTGGAGTGAAGCAACGATTGCATGGCGAAGACTCCAGGGGAAGTTGCAAAACATGTCAGGGCTGGCTACTTTGTATGATTACACAAGGAAAGATCATCCTTATCACTATCAAGATTGGGTTACTCAATTCTTGAATATAGCTGAAGTGAAGAAGGCATTGGGCGTGAATGAACCTCAAGTGTTTAAATCGAGCAGCAGTAATGTTGGGGAAGCATTGCTAGGAGATATAATGAAGAGTGTGAAGTTTATGGTGGAGGAGTTGTTGAAGAGCAACACTATTAGGGTGTTGTTGTACCAAGGTCAACTTGATTTGGTCGCTGGTCCGGTTCAAACTGCGGCATGGGTGAATACTATGAAATGGGAAGGGATTGAGGAGTATGTGAATGCAGAGAGGAAGATATGGAGGGTGAATGGAGAGCTTGCTGGCTATGTCCAACAATGGAAGTCACTCACCAATGTTGTTGTCTTGGGTGGTGGCCATCTTATGCCTGCTGACCAGCCTGTTAATGCTCAGACAATGATACAAGATTGGGTCTTGCAAAGGGGTTTGTATCAAAATGTGTAA